The Morococcus cerebrosus sequence AAGAGTGGGGGTATTTTGATACAGAGTTCATTTGCTCCTGCAAAGTTAGTCACAGCTGTAGCAAAATGGCTTGGCTCAGGGAATTCAACTTTATGGTTATCTCTTAGGGCGATAAATATGGTACGGAATCTTGTTTGGGGAATTCCATAATGGCCTGCAAAAAGAATACGATGATCTACAGAATATCCCATTTGTTTTAGTTCAGAATAAATAGCTTCTATAACTGTGCCTTTCCCTAAAGAAACAATACCTGGTACGTTTTCAATTAGAATAGCTCTAGGTTGTAGAATTTTAGCTATTCGGAGATATTCTTTAAATAGATGATTTCTGTGATCATCTAGTGACCGAATTGGTGCATTAATAGAGAATCCTTGACAGGGAGGCCCACCTGCTAATAAGTCTAATTCACCAGTTTTTAAGTTAGTTAAATTTAAAATATCGTATTCTGATAACTTTCTGATATCACTAGTAATTATTTTAGAATCAGGATGATTCTTTGCAAAAGTTTGTGCATAGATTGGATGTATGTCAGAGCCTAGTACGGAATGAAACCCGGCCATATTTAATCCGCATGACAAACCTCCCGCACCAGAAAAAAAGTCAACTAATTTCATTTATATATCTATTAATTATGGGGTCTTCTACTTGATTCATCAGTAGTATTAGGGTTTTTAGAGGGCTTAAAAAGACCATCTGAAATTTCTTACTCCGGTTTAAACACACCAGTATCTGTTTTAGGCTGCTGCTCGGCAATCTCGGTATTTACCGCTGCCTGCTCCGCCTCCGCTTTCTCAGCTTCGATGCGTTTTTTCTCGGTCAGGTATTGGTTGATTTGGTGTACCAATTCCTGCGTGCCTTGGTGGGTCAGCGCGCTGATTTGGAAGAGGCGCGGGGTTTCCATGTCAAATTGGAAGCGGTCGTCTGGTTTGGGGTAATCCCAGCCGATGGCTTCGAGGAAGGCGGCAGTGCACGTTTGGGCTTCTTCTTCGTCGAGCATGTCGAGTTTGTTCAGCACCAGCCAGCGCGGTTTGCCGTAGAGTTCTTCGTCGTATTTGCGCAATTCGTTGATGATGGCGAGTGCTTCTTCGGCGGGGTTGACGGTTTCATCGAAGGGCGCCAAATCGACGACGTGCAGCAGCAGGCCGGTGCGCGATAAGTGTTTGAGGAAGCGGTGACCGAGGCCTGCGCCTTCAGCCGCGCCTTCAATCAGGCCGGGGATGTCTGCCATGACGAAGCTGTGGTTTTCGTCGATGCGCACGACACCTAAGTTCGGATGCAGGGTGGTGAAGGGATAGTTGGCGATTTTGGGACGTGCGGCAGATACGGCGGTAATCAGGGTGGATTTACCGGCGTTGGGCATGCCCAATAAGCCGACATCGGCGAGGACTTTGAGTTCGAGTTGCAGGGAACGGGTTTCTCCTTCTTCGCCGGGCGTGGATTGTTTGGGCGCGCGGTTGACGGAGGATTTGAAGTGGATGTTGCCCAAGCCGCCTTTGCCGCCCTTGGCGAGGCAGACGCGCTGGCCGTGGTAAGTGAGGTCGGCGACAATTTCGTCGGTGTCGAGGTCGCGGATAAGGGTGCCGACGGGCATTTTGAGGACGATGTCGTCCGCCCCTGCGCCGTAGCGGTCGGAGCCGTGGCCTTTTTCGCCGTTTTTGGCTTGGTAGCGTTTGACGAAGCGGTATTCGACGAGGGTGTTGGTGTTTTCGTCGGCTTCTGCCCAGACGCTGCCGCCTTTGCCGCCGTCGCCGCCGTCAGGACCGCCGCGCGGTACGAATTTTTCGCGGCGGAAACTGGTTGCGCCATTACCGCCTTTGCCTGCGGCGACTTCGATTTTTGCTTCGTCGATGAATTTCATGGTGTTCTCTTGTATTTTGGGTTTCAGACGACCTTTTGTGTCGGAGGTCGTCTGAAAAAATGGGAATGGGGGATATTATAAGGGATATGGGGGATGTGCGCCCGTTTCTCTGTCCCGCTTGTTTTTTTGCCTGATGTTTTGTGAAAACAGCCGTCCTGAAATCGCGGTTTCGGACGGCTGTTTGCTTTTTTGGGATTATTTGGCAGTTTTTTGTTCTTCGCGTACTCTGTCTGCAAGCAGGTCTATGGTTTTCATACCTGATTCCCAGTCGGCAAATTCGACTTTGTATTTGCCGCCGACAATGACGGTAGGCGTGCCGTCAATTTTGTAGGTGTTGGTCAGCTCTGCCATTTTGTCTGCGCGGGTTTGGCTTTCGGGGGATTCGTAGGCGGCGAGGACTTTTTTACCGTCAAAAGCGGTTTGCTCGGCCAACCATTTTTTGAGGGTTTCAGGGTCTTGCAGTTTGACTTTCTGATTAACCATAGCATCAAAGATATGGCTGTTTGCAATGTCTTTGGTGTCTGCGACCGCCATATCGACGGCGGCAGCAAGGCGCGCCAACGGTTTCATCTCATCGCCCCAAACAACGTGTTCAGTACGAAGGTAGGTGTCGTCTTTGAAGGTTTTGACGTGTTTGCTCAAAACGGGTTCGAGGTGGGCGCAGTGTGGACAGAAGTAGCCGAAAAATTCGAGGACTTCGACTTTACCTGCCTGCTGTTGGGGAATAGGCGTGCTGAGTGTGGTGTAGTTAAGCCCCTCAACTAAAGCGACAGGCGCAGCGGAGGCTGCTGAAGCCGCAGGCGCACTGTCGGCGGGGACGCTGGTTTGGACTTTGTTGTCGCAGGCGGTCAGGGCCAGCAGAGCGGCGGTAAGCATCAAGGCTTTGAGTTTCATGTTTACTCCGTGATAGTTTGGTTAAATGGGAGATTTTATTGCATTTTGGCGGTTTGATATATGGTTTGATGCGAAAAAGACAGTTTCATGTAGGGAAATGATGGTGTTGAAAGAGGTCGTCTGAAAAAGTGTTCTGTTCGATTCTGTCGTACAATACGCGCTTTCAGACGACATCTGGACTTTTGAAGGAATAAAACGGATGAATTTGTTAGGGGCTTTGGCCAAGGTAGGCAGCTTAACGATGGTGTCGCGCATACTTGGATTTGTGCGCGATACGGTAATTGCCCGAGCGTTTGGTGCAGGTATGGCGACCGACGCCTTTTTTGTGGCGTTCAAACTGCCGAACCTGCTGCGCCGCGTATTTGCGGAAGGGGCGTTTGCACAGGCTTTTGTGCCGATTTTGGCGGAATATAAGGAAACGCGTTCAAAAGAAGCGACGGAGGCGTTTATCCGCCATGTGGCGGGGATGCTGTCGTTTGTCCTGCTTATCGTTACCGCGCTGGGTATTCTTGCCGCGCCTTGGGTGATTTGGGCTTCCGCGCCCGGCTTTGCCAAGGATGCGGACAAATTCCAGCTTTCTATCGATTTGCTGCGGATTACGTTTCCTTATATCTTATTGATTTCGTTGTCTTCTTTTGTTGGTTCGATACTGAATTCTTATCATAAGTTCAGCATTCCCGCGTTTACGCCGACGTTTTTGAATATTTCTTTTATCGTCTTTTCGCTGTATTTCATACCGTATTTTGATCCGCCCGTTACCGCGTTGGCTTGGGCAGTTTTTGTCGGCGGGATTTTGCAGCTCGGTTTCCAACTGCCTTGGCTGGCGAAACTGGGTTTTTTGAAACTGCCTAAGCTGAATTTTCAAGATAGGGCGGTCAACCGCGTGATGAAACAGATGGCGCCTGCGATTTTGGGCGTGAGCGTGGCGCAGATTTCTTTGGTGATCAACACGATTTTCGCTTCTTATCTGCAATCGGGCAGCGTTTCGTGGATGTATTATGCCGACCGCCTGATGGAGCTGCCCAGCGGCGTTTTGGGTGCGGCGCTCGGTACGATTTTGCTGCCGACTTTGTCCAAGCATGCAGCCAATCAGAATACAGAGCAGTTTTCCGGACTGCTCGACTGGGGTTTGCGCCTGTGTATGCTGCTGACCCTGCCGGCAGCGGTCGGGTTGGCGGTATTGTCGTTCCCGCTGGTGGCGACGCTGTTTATGTACCGCGAATTTACGCTGTTTGACGCGCAGATGACGCAACATGCGCTGATTGCCTATTCTTTCGGTTTAATCGGCTTAATCATGATTAAAGTGTTGGCACCCGGTTTCTATGCACGGCAAAACATTAAAACGCCCGTCAAAATCGCCATCTTTACGCTCGTCTGCACACAGTTGATGAACCTCGCCTTTATCAGTTCTCTGAAACACGTCGGGCTTTCGCTTGCCATCGGCCTAGGCGCGTGTATCAATGCGGGATTGCTGTTTTATCTGTTACGCAAACACGGTATTTACCGACCGGGTAAAGGGTGGGGGAGTTTCCTGGGTAAAATGCTGCTGTCGCTTGTCGTGATGGGCAGCGGGCTGTGGGCTGCGCAGGCTTACCTGCCGTTTGAGTGGGTGCATG is a genomic window containing:
- a CDS encoding DNA cytosine methyltransferase, which produces MKLVDFFSGAGGLSCGLNMAGFHSVLGSDIHPIYAQTFAKNHPDSKIITSDIRKLSEYDILNLTNLKTGELDLLAGGPPCQGFSINAPIRSLDDHRNHLFKEYLRIAKILQPRAILIENVPGIVSLGKGTVIEAIYSELKQMGYSVDHRILFAGHYGIPQTRFRTIFIALRDNHKVEFPEPSHFATAVTNFAGANELCIKIPPLFAQELKKATTVWDAISDLPILALGESLDNIAYPTAPLSEYQQILRERSSKIYNHSCGKLGKLNLERLKHIPQGGSWRDIPFELLPEGLKKARRSDHTKRYGRLHPQEMCSTILTKCDPHWGSFFHPTQDRALSVREAARIQSFPDNYIFTGNLTEQFEQVGNAVPPLMAKAIGETIKKLIS
- the obgE gene encoding GTPase ObgE — encoded protein: MKFIDEAKIEVAAGKGGNGATSFRREKFVPRGGPDGGDGGKGGSVWAEADENTNTLVEYRFVKRYQAKNGEKGHGSDRYGAGADDIVLKMPVGTLIRDLDTDEIVADLTYHGQRVCLAKGGKGGLGNIHFKSSVNRAPKQSTPGEEGETRSLQLELKVLADVGLLGMPNAGKSTLITAVSAARPKIANYPFTTLHPNLGVVRIDENHSFVMADIPGLIEGAAEGAGLGHRFLKHLSRTGLLLHVVDLAPFDETVNPAEEALAIINELRKYDEELYGKPRWLVLNKLDMLDEEEAQTCTAAFLEAIGWDYPKPDDRFQFDMETPRLFQISALTHQGTQELVHQINQYLTEKKRIEAEKAEAEQAAVNTEIAEQQPKTDTGVFKPE
- a CDS encoding thiol:disulfide interchange protein DsbA/DsbL encodes the protein MKLKALMLTAALLALTACDNKVQTSVPADSAPAASAASAAPVALVEGLNYTTLSTPIPQQQAGKVEVLEFFGYFCPHCAHLEPVLSKHVKTFKDDTYLRTEHVVWGDEMKPLARLAAAVDMAVADTKDIANSHIFDAMVNQKVKLQDPETLKKWLAEQTAFDGKKVLAAYESPESQTRADKMAELTNTYKIDGTPTVIVGGKYKVEFADWESGMKTIDLLADRVREEQKTAK
- the murJ gene encoding murein biosynthesis integral membrane protein MurJ is translated as MNLLGALAKVGSLTMVSRILGFVRDTVIARAFGAGMATDAFFVAFKLPNLLRRVFAEGAFAQAFVPILAEYKETRSKEATEAFIRHVAGMLSFVLLIVTALGILAAPWVIWASAPGFAKDADKFQLSIDLLRITFPYILLISLSSFVGSILNSYHKFSIPAFTPTFLNISFIVFSLYFIPYFDPPVTALAWAVFVGGILQLGFQLPWLAKLGFLKLPKLNFQDRAVNRVMKQMAPAILGVSVAQISLVINTIFASYLQSGSVSWMYYADRLMELPSGVLGAALGTILLPTLSKHAANQNTEQFSGLLDWGLRLCMLLTLPAAVGLAVLSFPLVATLFMYREFTLFDAQMTQHALIAYSFGLIGLIMIKVLAPGFYARQNIKTPVKIAIFTLVCTQLMNLAFISSLKHVGLSLAIGLGACINAGLLFYLLRKHGIYRPGKGWGSFLGKMLLSLVVMGSGLWAAQAYLPFEWVHVGGLRKAGQLCILIAIGGGLYFVSLAALGFRPRDFKRVETH